The DNA segment AGACAATGTAAATTTACTAGCTCTCATCGGCGCGCTCGCTATCTTTGCGCTAACGGCTTTCGTGACGGGCAAATACGTAAAGCAGATGAAAATCGCAAAAGAGGGCGGAGAGCTGGACGAGTACGTCTGGGACGGTATAGGCGAGTATAAAAACCCTTTGCCGCTTGGCTGGGCGATCGTGTATGCGTTAGTTATAGTTTGGGCTTTGTGGTATATGCTCGCAGGCTACCCGCTAAACTCCTACTCGCAAATCGGCGAATATAACGAAGAGGTCGCCGCTGCGAACGCTAAATTTGAAAAACGCTTCGCAAACCCCGACATCAAGACGCTTCACGCGATGGGAGAGAGCGTATTTTTGGTGCAGTGCTCGGCCTGCCACGGCATCACGGGCGACGGCATAGGCGGCAAGGCGGCCGATTTGGCGCTCTGGGGGAGCGAAGAGGGCATCGTAGATGCGATCCTAAAGGGCTCTAAAGGACTAGACTATCCGATGGGCGAGATGCCTGCGGGTATGGCGGACGAAGAGGGCGCAAAGGCGATCGCGGCTTACATCGCTAAGGAAATTTCCGGTATAAAAAAGACTAAAAACGAAAATCTGGTTGCGAGCGGCAAGGAGCTGTTTGCGGCTTGCGCAGCCTGCCACGGCGAGGACGGCAAGGGTATGGAGGGTATGAGCCCGGACCTCTCTAAATACGGCACGGCGTCCTTTGTAGAGGATGTTTTGCAGCGCGGCAAAAAGGGCGACATCGGCGCAATGCCTAAATTTAACGACGGCAGACTAAATGCTTTGCAACAAAAAGCGGTCGGCGAATACGTCATCTCGCTCTCGAAAGGAGAATAAATGGAAAACACCGATAGAAACGTCTTTGGACTGCACGGCGTGACGGGGATGCTCATCGCGACTGTGTTGCTACTGGCGATTTTGGCGACGCTCACGTATTTTGCTATTAAGCTCCAGCAAGAGGTCGCGCAAAAGCCCTACACGCTAAACGCATCCGAGCTAAGGATGAAAAGCGCGGATAACGCCAAACAAGTGCGCGTAAAGGAGTGAGTATGCAAGCGGTTTTAGAAAAAATCATCGTCGCGGGTCTCATCGCGTCTGCCGTCATCGCGGCGTGGGCGGTTTTGACGCCAAATCACCTTTTCGTCGGATGAAATTTGATAAATCAAGGAGCGGAGACTCGGCCGCTCTTTTTCAAATTTTTCGCTTAAATTTAAGCGGTGCGTTTTGCTTTTTGCGCGAAAAAGTATGATCTTGCCGATGAAATTTTTAAATTTTACTCGTTTAAATTTAATTGCGTCGGTTTTTTTACGGGTCGTTAAATTCGGAAATATTAAATTTGTTCGCTCTTTAAAATTCGCAAATTTAATCACGAGAAAAAGGGCTTGCGTTTGCTAAAATTTATAAATTTCGCCCGCTCGAGTTTGGCAACTTTTCTCTCGCTATTTTTATTTAAATTCCTAAAATTTATTTGCTTTGATTTGACCGCTCTTTGTCGTTTTTTCGCGCTCAAATTTGCAAATTTGGCCCACGCATTTTTTATCTTTTTGCTTTTTATTTACGGCGCGGCGACTTTACAGGGTTCAAATTTGCCTCGCGAGATAGTCTTGGTAAATCAAAACATCTTAAGCCCCGCCGTGAGCGAGAAAATCGCGGTTTTGGGCGAGGAGCTAGCGAGCAAAAGCGGCGTGTTTGCAGGGGTTGCGGTTTATGAGAGCTTGGACGGTAAAACGCTAAAAGAAGCGGCCGCGCAGCTAAATTTGACCCCGCCTTACGTGCTTTTGATGCTTGCTAAAACGGAGCATAAGGTGGAAATTTTTGCCGATCACCAGACGCTAAAGCTTTTTGATAAAGAGAAAATTTTAAGCCCGTATCCTAGCTCGGGCTCTATTTTGCCGATTTTAGCGTCCAAAAACGGCAAAGATATCTTTAACGCCGCCGTGCTAAACGGCTACGCGGATCTTGCCGAACAGATCGCCGCGAGCAAAGGCGTGAGCTTGCAAAACGCGGTAGGCAATCAAAACCGCCTGACGTTAGATGCGTTTAGGATTTTTATCTACGGCTCTATCGCTCTGGTTATTTGCGCCGCTATTTTTAGAAAATTTAGGAGGAAAAATGGCTAAAAACTACTGGCCTCACGCTATCGTTATCTCGCTCGTTTTGATAATAATCTCCTGCGTGGCGACCATCGTCGTAGCCGTCAAAAACCCAGTGGAGATGGACGGTTTTTACTTCGAGCGCTACCAAAACGTCGATGAAAATATAAACGAGATCGAGGCTAGCCAGCGCAGGTTTGACGCCAAGTATGCTCTTAAATTTGAGCCTGAATTTAACGGGCTAAGCGGATATTTTAAGATCGCCGTCACGCCTAAAAACGGCTCTTTAGCGCCAAATTTTACTCACGAAATTTTACTAACCAGACCTGCGACGAACGAGCAAAATCAAAATTTAAACGCCAAATTTGACGGGCAAATTTTAAAAACGCAGCCCGTAGCTTTGCCCAAAAAAGGCAAATGGCAAATTTTGCTAAAAATCTCCGACGCAAACGACACGGGCTTTTATAAATTTAGCTTCGAAGCGCGCTAGTTTTCTTTGATTTTCAGCCGCTCTGAGTTATCATTGCGTCAAAAAACAAAGAGCTTTTATGCAAAATTTAGACAAACTTTATATTTTTAGCAACTCCCGTAAGATCCGCGAATTTAACGCGAAATTTCAAAACGAACTCGTGCCAAAGGCCATGACGATAGCGCAGTTTGAGCAAAAGGCCGTGCTGGTGCCGGGGCGCTTTGAGGCGGACGAGGCGTACGCGCTGGTGCTGATGCAGCGAGCCTGCGCGAGCGTGAGAGAGGCCTCCGAGCAGCTGCGTATCCCGTCCGAGTTTTTTGCTTTTTTGAAAAACAACGACTATCTTTTTAGCTTTTTTAAGGAGCTCGCCATCAGCAAAAAGAGCGTGGCGGATCTGAAATTTAGCGATATTTACGCCGATTACGAGGAGCATCTGGGTATCCTCGAGGCGGTGCTTGCGCGATATAAGGAGCTGCTCGCGGCCGAAAATCTATACGACGGCATCGCGCTGCCTGAAATTTACCGGCTAAACGGCGGGTTTGTGAGGGAATTTCGCGAGATTTATCTTGAAGTAGACGGCTTTTTGAGCGAATTTGAGTGGGAGCTGTTTGGCGAGATAGCCAAGCTAACGACGCTAAAAATCATCTTTCAAACCAGTAAATTTAACAAAAAACTGATCCTAAAACTAGCCGAAATCTCCGGCATTGACACGAGCGAGTTTAGCCTATACGGCGAATTTGAGCTAAATTTGAGCTCGCGCGAGCTAAAAAAAACGGGCGCCGTGCGCAAAAATCCGCTCGTTTTAAAAAGGAGCTTTAGTGCTAGAAGCCTGCAGGCAGCCTACGCGATGGCAAAGGCTAGCGAGTTTGTCGCAGGGGGCATCAAGCCCGAAAACATCGCCGTTATCTTGCCTGATGAGAGCTTTGCCGAGATCTTGCGCTTGCACGACCGCGGCAAGATGTTTAACTTTGCGATGGGCGAGAGCTTCACGCGAACGCGGTTTTTTCAAATTTTAAAGTGCATAGTAACCGCGATAAACGACAAAATCCGCGTAAATTTGAGCGAGGATAACTACGCGAATTTTAACGAATTCGAGTTTAATCTGTGCGAATTTGGTGTCGGCTCCGAGCTGTTTGCTAAATTTAAAAACGGTTTTGAAGAGCCTTGCTCGTTTGAGGATTTTAGGGCGCTTATGGAGGAGATTTTGGCGCTTGAGAGCGACCCCGCCGCCGCGCAAAAAACTCGCGAGGAGCTATTTTACGCGCAGAGTTTGGCGCGGTATTTTAGCTTTACGCTGCGTCAAATTTGCGAGATATTTTTGATAAAGCTAGCCAGGCTTAGGCTTGATCACGTAGGCGGCGGCAAGATCGGCGTCATGGGCGTTTTGGAGAGTCGCGGACTTAAATTTGAGGGCGTCATAGTGCTTGATTTTAACGACGATTTGGTGCCAAAGCGTAGCGTAAACGAGATGTTTTTAAGCTCGCGCGTGCGCCAAAAGGCGGGCCTCATCGGCTACGTCGACCGTGAAAATTTGCAGAGATTTTACTACGAGAGTCTAATCGGCGGCGCGAAAAAAGCGGCGATATGCTACGCGGCAAACGAGGAGAAAATCGCGTCGAGATTTCTCGGCGAATTTAACGCCGTGGAGGACGCGAGATTTAGCGACGAGAGCTATGCGGCGCTGTTTAACGGCGAATTTGACGCAAAGACCGGTTTTGCGGACGAGCAGAAATTTGAGGCCGAGATGAACCCGCATCTTGATGAAAAGAACGAGGCTAAGTCGGGACAAGCAAAAACCGCCAAAGAGCGGAGTTTGTTTGAATTTGACGTGCAGGGCGAGCTAGATTCTGGCGCAAATTTAGTCGGTAAATTTGACGAAAACGCTACGCAAAACAAAACGCCGAGCCAAAATCCGCGAGCGCTAAATTTTATAAAATTTACGCGAAAAACGCCCGCAAAGCCTAAAATTTTCGAGCAAGATATCATCGTCAAGCACGATTTTTTCGCTATCCCGCTCTCTTTTAGCAGGCTAAACACCTATTTGCAGTGCCCGCGGCGGTATTATTACAGATATATCCTAGGCGTAAAGCCGCCCGTGATGCCGCAAACGGCGTCCGCGGCGGACTTTGGCAACTCGCTGCACAGGGCGCTTTTTGAGTATTACTCTAAATTTGAGAGGTTTGACCTCGCTAAATTTGAAACGGTGCTAAGGGAACTAAACATGCCACCGCTAGAGCGCGAGATAACGATGATAGAGATGGAAAAATTTAAGGCCGTAGAGGACGCGAGATATGAGGCCGGATGGCGCGTGCATGGGCTCGAAAAAGAGCTTGATAGCGTGTTTGCAGGCGTGCGTATAACTGGCAAAATCGACCGCATAGACGGGCGCGGCGGCGAGCTAGCGGTGATTGATTATAAAAGCGGAAAATTTGACGCCAAATCCTTGCAGCTGCCCTTTTACGAGGCGCTCGTGGGTAGGCCTTGCGAGGGGTACTTTTACGATCTAAAAGATAATATGAACTTGGTGGCGGGCGAGGCTAGCACGGAGGCGCTTGCAGAGGCGATCGAGCAGCTAAAATCCATCAACGACACGCCGATAAATTTCGGGGAGGCGAAGGGCGCGATGAGCGAATACGAAGACTATAAAATTTTAGTGAAAGGCGAGCTATGAAGCCGTTTTTGGCCCTCGAGGCGAGTGCGGGCAGCGGCAAGACATTTGCGCTTAGCGTGCGTTTTATCGCGATTTTGCTATCAGGCGCCGACGCGCGCGAGATCACGGCGCTGACCTTCACCAAAAAGGCCGCCAACGAGATGAAAGAGCGCATCGTGCAGACCTTTTTGCGGCTCGAGGAAAAGGGCGCAGAGCTAGCCGAGTTGGAGCAAATTTTGGGCGCGGGCAGGGATGAAATTTTAGCTATGCGCGACGCTCGGGCGACTCATTTTTTAGAAAGCGATCTAAAAATCGGCACGTTTGACTCGTTTTTCGTGGGCATCTTGCGCAGCTTTTGCTTAAATTTGGGGCTAAGCGCGGATTTTGAAGTGAGCGAAAATTTAAACGAGCTGCAGCGGGGCGAGTTTGTCGCGAGCGTGAGCAAGGATATGCGGCTACTAAAAGCGCTTGCGAATTTGATAGCGACGGCCGAGCGCAGCCAAAGTAGCTTTTTTGAGAGCTTAGAGATGTTTTACGAAAATTTCGGCGAGCTTAAAAGCAGCGAAAATGCGGCATTTCCAAACGAAAGCGGCGTTGCGGAAGCGCTAAAAAATATGCGCGAATACGTCCTAGCTAGAGGCGGCGGCAAAGACGCGCAAAGCGCCGTAAAGCAGGGTAGCCCGAGCGAAATTTTAGCTCGCTCTTTTATGTCGCGCGCGAGCCTTGATTATCGTACGTTTTCTAAAATTTATACGCCGGAGCTTGACGAGATGTTTTTTGAGTTAAAAGCTTGGCTAAAGCGCTATTTCGACGCGCTGGAGGAGTATAAAATCGCCGAGCTGGCTAGATTTTTAAAAATCTACAAAGAGTGCAAAATCTCGCTAAATAAAAGGCTAAATTCGCTCGCCTTTAGCGACGTGACGCGCCTAGTTTATGAGCTTTTAGGGGGCGGCGAGACGGACGCGCAGATGCTTTATTTTAGGCTCGACGGGCGGATAAATCACCTGCTCATCGACGAGTTTCAAGACACCAACGTCGCGCAGTACGAGATCATGCGTCCGCTCATCGAAGAGATCGTCGCCGGATACGGACAAAACGGGCTTGGCAGCTTTTTTTACGTCGGCGACGTAAAGCAGAGCATTTACCGTTTTCGCGGCGGCAAAAAGGAGCTTTTTGGCAAACTGATGCGCGATTTTCCGCAGATCAAAGCGCAAAATTTGGAGGTAAATTACCGCAGCAAAAAGGCGCTGGTTAGATTTACGAACGCCGTGTTTGCGGGCAAGATCGAAAATTTTAAACCGCAAAGAACGCCACAAAAAGAGGGCGAGCGGGTAAATTTGGTAGGCGAGATGCCGTACTTTGAGGCACAGGAGGACGATCTTGGCTTCGTGCGGGTAAGTAGCGGCGATGACGTGGCGATGGAGGCGGCGCAGCAGGTTAAATTTTTGCTTGAAAAAGGGGTCTGCGAGGACGATATAACCGTGCTTTGCTGGAAAAACGACGATATAAATAAAATCTCAAATTTGCTGAGCGAGGCGGGCGTAAAAAGCGTGAGCGAGGGCGTGATGTCGCTGCTAGCGAGCAAAAATGCGCGCGCAGTAGTGGAATACGCTAAATTTTGCCTATTCGACGAGCGAATTTACAAGCTAAATACCGAGGCGATCCTAGACGTAAATGCCGTAAAACTAAGCGTAAATCCGCAAAAATCGGCGCTTGAGAGCCTGCACTATCTAGCGGGTAGGCTCGGCGTAGATATGAGCGACGCGGACGTTTTGCGACTACTTGAGCTAGCGCAGCCGTATTCAAATTTGACCGAGTTTGTCTATAATCTTGATAGATTTGAAGCTAAAGCGAGCGCAAAAAGCGGCGAGGGCGTAAAAATCATGACCGTGCACAAGTCAAAGGGACTGGAGTTTGAAAACGTGATCGTGTGCGATAAAATGGGCGCTGGGCGGCATGACGGGTCAAATTTCATCGCGGAATACGACGCGAGTGCGGGCTCCTGGCAGGTGCGACATAACGTCAAAAAGCAGTGCATCGACGAGGATTTTGCAAGGCTAAAAGAAAAGGCGGCGCGGCTCGAGCGCGAAGAGGATATGAACAAGCTCTACGTCGCGCTAACGCGGGCGATTGGCGGGCTAATCATCGTCAAGAAAACGGGCGCAAACGGCAGAAATCCGAGCTTTTTTGGGGCGTATGAGAGTAGCGGCGAGGTTACCGAGTATCTTGATTTGGTTGATTTTAGCTTCGGCGAGCCTACGCCTAGTAAGGCGCGAAATTTGACGTCAGTGGGCAAATTTGAGCCTATAGAGCTAGTTCAAATTTCAAAGCAAATCGTAGATGAAATGCCCAAAGTCGAGGGCAAAAATCAAAAGGCGATTTATTTTGGGCTGGCGCTGCACTATCTGCTCGAGATGGTGGAAAAATTTGACGAGAGATCGCTAAAAACGGCGCAAATTTCGATGCGAAACGCGTTTCATAAATTTTTGAACGAGGGCGAGCTGGATGAAATTTACGCACGCGGGCTAAATTTGATAAACGAGTCTAAATTTAAGCAAATGACGCAGGCGAAGAGAGTGTTTAAAGAGCAGCCATTGCGCTTTGAGGGCGCGCTAAAGCAGCTTGACCTGCTCTGTTTGGACGAAACTGAAATCTGCGTGATTGACTATAAAACGAGCGATAAAAATATAGATGAAAATATCGCGCAGGTTGAGGAGTACAAAAAAATACTGGCTCAAATTTATCCGAATTTGAGCGTGAGAGCGGCGATATTTTACGCTTTGCGGGACGAAATTCGAAGCATTGATATTTAAATATAGCTTAAATTAAGCTATCTGTAAGGTGCATTTGAATACAATCACGACTTAAAATTATCTAAAGGGTAAGAAATGACGAAAATAACAAAACCAAACGAAGTGGAGCGCGAGTGGATCGTGCTTGACGCGGCAGGCAAGCGTTTTGGTAGATTGCTGACCGAGGTGGCTACGCTGCTTCGCGGTAAGCATAAACCAAATTTCACTCCGAATGTCGATTGCGGCGATTACGTTATCATAATCAACGCTTCTAAAGCTGAATTTACGGGCAACAATAAAGCTGAGCAAAAGCTTTATCATCGCCATTCGGGATATTTCGGTAGCACGAAGAGCGAGAAATTCGGCGAGCTTTTGGCTGATAAACCTGAAAAACTGTTCAAACTAGCCGTTCGTGGAATGCTTCCAAAAACAAAACTCGGCAGAGAGATGATAAAAAAACTAAAAGTTTACGCCGGCAGCGAGCATCCGCACACGGCTCAAATAGCTAAAAAAGAAGGAAAATAATCATGGCGAAAGTTTATGCAACCGGTAAAAGAAAAACTGCCGTAGCGAAAGTCTGGCTAAAACCGGGCAGCGGTAAAATTTTAGTAAACGGACTTGATCTAAACACTTGGCTCGGCGGGCACGAGGCTATCAAGCTAAAAGTGGTTCAGCCTCTACTTTTAACAAAGCAAGAGGGCTCTGTAGACGTAACCGCAACGACTCTGGGCGGCGGATACTCTGCTCAAGCCGAGGCGCTAAGACACGGCATTTCAAAAGCTTTAGCGCTATTTGACGCCGACTTTAGGGCTACGCTAAAACCAAAAGGCTTGCTAACTCGCGATTCGCGCGTCGTAGAGCGTAAGAAATTCGGTAAGAGAAAAGCTAGAAGAAGCCCGCAGTTCTCTAAACGCTAATAGTTTTGAGAGCGGTGTAAATTTAAGGTGCATTGATATTTGCGGTTATTCTTTTATAAGCTTGCAAATATCGAATGTTAAAACGAAATTTATACTTTCTGTGTTATCATTGAAATATACATTTCACAGTGAAAGGATTTTCTATGAGAAAGATTGCTATCGCTTTAGTTGCTGCAACGGCTCTTTTTGCCGCTGATTCGGCTTACAATTACGAATTAACTCCAACCATCGGCGGAGTTCACCCTGAGGGTAATCTTGGAATGAACGAGCAAGCCGCTATCGGGTTAAGAGTTGGCAGGAACCTTGAAAATTTCTTTATCGACCAAGTAGAGGCCGGTTTTAATTATGCGAATAAGGTGAGAGAATACGGAGTAAAAGGCAGAGCCGCCAGATATTTCGTTAATGCCATTAAAGATTTCGGTATTACCGAGAATTTTTCAATTTACGGGTTGTTAGGCACCGGTTATGAAGACGTTTCAAAGAGATTTATTAAAAATAAAGACGGCGGATTTGGCCAGTACGGTTTAGGTTTAAAATACAAAATTACCGACAATTTTGCGTTGCGTGCCGAAGCGGTAGACGCTATTAAATTTGATCATGCCGACCACAATGTATTTTATACCCTAGGTTTTGCAGTGGGATTTGGTGCTAAAAATGCTCCTGTAGTAGCTGAATCTCCAAAGATGCAAGAGCCTGCCGTAGTAAGCCTTGATGATGATAATGACGGCGTTTTGAACGATGTCGATCAATGCCCGAATACACCTGCGGGCGTAGTAGTTGATGAGACCGGATGCGAGAAGGTTATCTTTCTTAGAGATCTTGACGTAAATTTTGCATTCGATAGCTATAAAATAACTCCAAAATATCTTGAGGAGATCAAAAAAGTAGCTATGTTTATGGGTGAAAATCCGGGCTACCGCATAGTTCTAAGCGGACATACCGATAGCGTAGGAACCGAAGCTTACAATCAAAAATTATCCGAAAAAAGAGCAAACGCAGTCGCTAAAGCTCTTGAGGAACTTGGCGTAAGCGCGGATAAGATCACCGCTATCGGCTACGGCGAGCTTAAGCCTATCGCTACAAATAAAACAAAAGAAGGACGCGCTGAAAATAGACGCGTTGAAGCTAGATTTAACAAATAATTAGTCTGGCTTGGTAGCAGGACGAGATTAAATTTGAACTTATTTGATCGTTAATCTCGTCCGATTTTAAAATTTCATATTCTATCGCCATTTTACTTATCGGCAAATGACTGGCAATTAAAATCTCATATCAAAATAGCCATTTCTTCTAAACCCGACGAAGTATTTTTAAATTTTTTTAAATATCATAAAACGTTTCTTATGGCTTTCATAATCATAGTTGCGATCGCAAATTTGGGCGTCGAGACGTTTATGTTCGCCGCCGCTCTTGGCGCTACCGGACTTGCCGTAGGTATAGCGTTTAAAGATACTTTTTCAAACATCGGCGCAAGACTTTTTGATAATATTTTTTAGACCCCTTAAACAAAATATCATAGCTAAGTCGCATGCATGCAAAATGCGGTCAAAAAGATCAATATATTTAGCACTGTTTTGCGTACGACCGATTACAAAACAATTATTATGCCAAACGGATGCATTATAAGTAGCAATATAATCAACTTCTCAAAAGAGGGCACCAGACGCGTCGAACTCGTATTTTCCATAAATTATAAAGATGATTTAAAGCTGGCAAAAGAGATTATTTTAGCTTAGCCGCCGAAAACAAAAAGATATCAAAAGAGTCAAGCGGCGTTGGATACATAGGTGAAAGTAGCGTAAATTTGATCGCTAGATTTTGGTGCGTGAGCGGCGTTTTTGGTATGTTACTCTATGTTAGAGGGCGCGAAGCGCAAATTTGACGCAGGAGGCATCTGTTGCCATCGCCAATCTAGCATCACTTATCACGACAAGTAGCTTGTCGATCGGATTATTTTTATGCTTAAAATTTTAATAAGCAATAGTGTTGCCGAAATTTTACTTCTTGCGACAATTTTTTATTTTTCAAATTTTGTTTAGATTTTTTAAAACCGTAAAGTTAAATTTGGCGGTAAATTAGCTTAAATTTTTATGTTTTCAAAAGGAATAAAAGTTGGATAAATTTGAAGCCTAATAAAAATCGCAAAAACGTGCTTAAGGCAAAATTTAAAATACAAAAAGTAAAATCAAAGTTTATTAAAACGTAAATTCGGCGCGAAAATGCCGTCAAATTTACGGTATCAAAATCAAAAACGAAAGAAGTAAAATGAAAAAAACCATACTTTTTGATCTCGACGGTACGCTCATCGACTCGACGCCCGCGATCCTTGACGGATTTGGCGCAGCGTTTCGCGCTCACGGCGAGCCTGCTCCGAAGCCTGAAGCGATCAAGGCTCTAGTCGGTCATCCGCTTGACGTTATGTTTGCGGGGCTTGGCGCGCCGACGCAGCTTGTATCTGATTATATCGCCGTGTATAAGGCGCGATACGAGCAGGTTTTTTTGGAGCAAACATCGCTGCTTGAGGGTGCGGCGGGTGCGTTGGCGCTTGCTGGCGAGGTCGCGGATGTGGGCGTCGTGACGACGAAAACATCGAAGTTTTCGGTCATTTTGCTTGAGCACTTGGGTGTTATGAAATTTATCAAAACCGTAATCGGCAGAGACGACGTCGTAAATCCAAAGCCCGATCCCGAGCCCATAAAGACGGCTCTTGAGCGTCTTGGTAAAACGAGCGCGCAAGATAGGGCGAGTGCTTTTATGATCGGCGATACGACGATGGATCTGGAAGCGGCGAAGCACGCGGGGATCGCCGGAGTCGGGCTGGTTTGCGGCTACGGCAAGGAAGCTGATTTGCGCGAGTATTCAAGTCTTATCTTTGCAAATGCATTTGATGCCGTCAAATTTATCGCAGCGAGCGAGCGCCGCGGTATGTAGATTTTACCTCAAATCGTCAAAGTAGTAGATTGGCGATTTACTCCGGCATAAATTTGAAATTTATTTTGGATCGTTACGCAATCCGCTCATAACCGCAAATTTAAATTTGAGCTAAATGTTGGGCCACCCTTGGTGATTTGACTCAAATTTGACGGATTTGAGCCTGGTTGGTTTAAGTTGTATTTGTATCTATGGACTAAATTTATGACTGATTTGATTGGATAATTTAAAATTTTGATTGCCTTTTATTTGCCGACTTGCAAAGCCTTGATGCTTGATTAAAGGTTGCTAGCATCGCATTTGCTTGGCTTGGTTGAACCAAAAACCTATACTTGTTGATATCGCGTTTTAGTTTGGCATTTGCCAAGATGGGAAGCGGATTACGGTTAAGCCATCGCTATAAAAAGAGTTAAAAACACGATTCTCGGTAAATTTTAACCTGCCTTCAGGCTTAGGGTTTTATTTTGATGCGCACGCTATATCTATCTCAAGGGCAAAATTTACTTACAAATTTTATATCCTATGCCGGAGAAATTTTCAATCATATCGTTTTCGGTTTTTAGCCTGATCTTTTTTACCACCATTCGCAGCGCCTCGCTACTCATCGGCTTTTCGCCCCAGACGAAATTCTCGATCGTCTCGTAATTTACGATCTTATCTAGGTTACTGGCGAGCAGGAAAAAGAGCTTGGCTTCGATCTTCGTAAGACCGATCGGCGCGCCGTTTTTATACAGGCTCTTGCCTAAAAGGTCGTATTCATAGAGCCCTTTTAGACGAATTTTATTCTCAAACAAGCTCTTAGTCGCCATCAGGATCGTAGTTTGCAGCTCCTCGATCTTAAAGGGTTTTCGCAGGTAGTTGTATGCGCCAAGCTCGATTGAGGCGAGCATATTTTCGCTCGTATCGTAGGAGGTGATGATGATGGAGGCTACGTGCGGCGCGCGCTTTTTGATCTCATCGAGCATCTCAAGACCGTTAAGGCTCGGTAAATTTATATCGGTCACGACGATGTCGAACTCGCCTTTAAAAAATTTCTCAAACCCCTCGATGCCGTCACTTGCGGTTTGGATATTTTTACAATAAATTTGAAGCGACTGCGCGATAGCAAGCCTCGTGTTCTCGTCGTCCTCTACGAGCAAGACGGAGATATTTCCGAGCTTTTTTAAAATATTTTCATTTATCATTTTCCACCTTTACGGCTATTTTTAGCATAAATATCGTCGGATTTTTGAAATTTACCACGCTTAGATCGCCGCCGCATTTTTTGTTTGCGATGAGCTTTGAGACGTAAAGCCCGAGCCCGCTGCTGCCCTTCGTGCTGCAAAAAGGGGTAAAAATTTTATCTCTTTGCACGGCTATGCCGTCTGCGTTGTCGATGACCCTGATGAGGAAGTGCTCGGCGTCACGCTTAATATTTACGACGATCCTGCCTCGTTTTTGATTTTTTGCATTTTGCAGCGCCTGTTTGGAATTTTGGATCAGACAGGCGATGATCTGCTTAAACTCGTTGGCGTAGTTTTCGCATAGCGGGCTCACGCCCCTTGCCACGCTTACTTTTATATCGACCGTGCGCTTGCTGGGGAAGAGCACGCAGATCGTATCGCGGATCGCGTCGCATATATTAAAATTTTGAACTCTGCTCTCTATCTTGTAAAAATTTTTAAACGTATCCATCGTCTTGCTCATATAATCGATATTGGCTAGCGATCTGTTGATGTTGTCGTAAAAAATTTCATCGCTCAGCTTGCCCGTCTTTTTAAACTGCACCAGATTGCCTAAAAAAATCCCGAGCGAGTTAAGCGGCTGAATCCACTGGTGAGAGAGCGCGGCGATCATCTGACCGAGCTCGGCCATCTTCGTCTGCTGAAACAAAAGTATCTCATACTCCCTTTTCGTCTGCTCAAGCAGCCTGCTTTGGCGCTCAAGCCTTTTGTTATAAAAATACGCAAGGATCAAAAACAAAAATATGCTTATTACGTAGATCGTTAAATTTACGATGAACTGCTCGTTGATCTTGTTGTAGATGTTCTTTTT comes from the Campylobacter rectus genome and includes:
- a CDS encoding c-type cytochrome, with protein sequence MQWFNLEDNVNLLALIGALAIFALTAFVTGKYVKQMKIAKEGGELDEYVWDGIGEYKNPLPLGWAIVYALVIVWALWYMLAGYPLNSYSQIGEYNEEVAAANAKFEKRFANPDIKTLHAMGESVFLVQCSACHGITGDGIGGKAADLALWGSEEGIVDAILKGSKGLDYPMGEMPAGMADEEGAKAIAAYIAKEISGIKKTKNENLVASGKELFAACAACHGEDGKGMEGMSPDLSKYGTASFVEDVLQRGKKGDIGAMPKFNDGRLNALQQKAVGEYVISLSKGE
- a CDS encoding DUF4006 family protein, with the protein product MENTDRNVFGLHGVTGMLIATVLLLAILATLTYFAIKLQQEVAQKPYTLNASELRMKSADNAKQVRVKE
- a CDS encoding FixH family protein; the encoded protein is MAKNYWPHAIVISLVLIIISCVATIVVAVKNPVEMDGFYFERYQNVDENINEIEASQRRFDAKYALKFEPEFNGLSGYFKIAVTPKNGSLAPNFTHEILLTRPATNEQNQNLNAKFDGQILKTQPVALPKKGKWQILLKISDANDTGFYKFSFEAR
- a CDS encoding PD-(D/E)XK nuclease family protein — encoded protein: MQNLDKLYIFSNSRKIREFNAKFQNELVPKAMTIAQFEQKAVLVPGRFEADEAYALVLMQRACASVREASEQLRIPSEFFAFLKNNDYLFSFFKELAISKKSVADLKFSDIYADYEEHLGILEAVLARYKELLAAENLYDGIALPEIYRLNGGFVREFREIYLEVDGFLSEFEWELFGEIAKLTTLKIIFQTSKFNKKLILKLAEISGIDTSEFSLYGEFELNLSSRELKKTGAVRKNPLVLKRSFSARSLQAAYAMAKASEFVAGGIKPENIAVILPDESFAEILRLHDRGKMFNFAMGESFTRTRFFQILKCIVTAINDKIRVNLSEDNYANFNEFEFNLCEFGVGSELFAKFKNGFEEPCSFEDFRALMEEILALESDPAAAQKTREELFYAQSLARYFSFTLRQICEIFLIKLARLRLDHVGGGKIGVMGVLESRGLKFEGVIVLDFNDDLVPKRSVNEMFLSSRVRQKAGLIGYVDRENLQRFYYESLIGGAKKAAICYAANEEKIASRFLGEFNAVEDARFSDESYAALFNGEFDAKTGFADEQKFEAEMNPHLDEKNEAKSGQAKTAKERSLFEFDVQGELDSGANLVGKFDENATQNKTPSQNPRALNFIKFTRKTPAKPKIFEQDIIVKHDFFAIPLSFSRLNTYLQCPRRYYYRYILGVKPPVMPQTASAADFGNSLHRALFEYYSKFERFDLAKFETVLRELNMPPLEREITMIEMEKFKAVEDARYEAGWRVHGLEKELDSVFAGVRITGKIDRIDGRGGELAVIDYKSGKFDAKSLQLPFYEALVGRPCEGYFYDLKDNMNLVAGEASTEALAEAIEQLKSINDTPINFGEAKGAMSEYEDYKILVKGEL